In Xenopus laevis strain J_2021 chromosome 2S, Xenopus_laevis_v10.1, whole genome shotgun sequence, a genomic segment contains:
- the mxra5.S gene encoding matrix-remodeling-associated protein 5, which translates to MIHLWLILAVIIFMPQNVLSCPHPCACYVNSEVHCTFRSLAAVPSRIPKHVERINLGFNSIHSIGEDSFAGLSKLELLLIHSNDVRNVPNGAFRDLVSLQVFKMSYNKLKAITSHTLHGLLGLTRLHIDHNQIAFIHPNAFNGLTSLRLLHLEGNLLQQLHANTFCTFNFLGYFRQSTLKHLYLSDNMIRSLPADMIKTMPLLENLYLHGNPWICDCNIKWLLDWAEQTDGIMKCKKDRSYENGQLCPACSSPKHLQKWEIQSLKDVSCSRPVIYSALRDNSTYAYTEEENGNDPPVTESYHNLLGKVILNMTDEHGNKVSLDCDMIKPGDFSKIIWSQHHAEEIDINATFSLDFECPMNRENYEKLWKLIAYYSEVPVKLEREVQFSDSPKMTYRYRQNVDHDSYYYTGVKALISSEPSWIMQTSVNIQLNRKMSTAKKVTLSFSTHFSESIHTKGIQYPQNNWVLIEKNEKLKTSCTAVKGTICQLNCHVKSSETPSIEWSLPDGTILKAPYNSPGSRFSISPSGQLVIKEVDFPDSGLYYCIARVKHEVDMQLFRVTVQSPSSDVAESHIHVLTKNVGDPIALACNVVGNPDADVNWILPSNKIIDASVNNTGLYFLNNGSLAIMNMKPSDGGLYRCIAVNQHGTDHYSVQVEINRKVPYQIIKTKKQPSFKVPTKPKYNIIDDDGGSGEKDTQEESVKYNVKNRGHLVKKIGSASTNVHSKQNRKDRRKMKPWKGTERSKGSNIAEGRRKFESRRRINMGNKQIDPKQWANILAKVRGKNLQRTTEIPLTTQATPTSALGHKPTPPSSIAMPPPAEEPEPYVEETSSDEDELLFMTSSPQVTIAQSNVDETSPSNRILTIIKEETDNEKTFKTELSTPNTDLTTIENSKAGSFTYSTNENVILERDEINSNAPTTYIQMIENEYIVDSVTADNYVEEQSNKKTVFASETSLEADSESSTVEMLSVGTDDVKDLSTASDITVSPLLLGVEKSTAIKSGDSYFPNEPSQLPLTAESDRSRTSENLWTENNDILTTINREVQTTPVAEHEQALQTDSMTFISNAITPTPSDDQLNIYALVPSQTFIPLTTDTPVENVIEVSYTKDYAGHIGIISTKISSKSSISQEQRNNIYKAEPTITATRSTEKTKTEHRMRTTTTIPNAIISAMPEKSMMNFIVQGSTFRTNYLTSQAQSTTTTTVRTNGNINLHRRRPNGRRRLRPNRLKLRQNQIVPTVQTVLDRFLQKPFTPPTKRQDISNESIIPTEFKNVYTNTVPSSRPASNAEIFGLPIPTPVTTPQIVKTHKIAEHANANNVFTLHPIVTTNSIQNVQTSTLVRKKDNILTSHIKFPNTMQVTTKASQYARYTTVPYTSSHIPIESSTKMQSESELFPLPVTKEPPKITTTAGTTEHSFQYLDNVQSSPEHPEFIPLITDSSVFTTIKPVETTVRYDTPMPEKKQRKFSATVSSKTERKTVSSTVSSYKGTKESITKPYVRTTQSVHIKFMPFTEKAFIPTAHFHLPTAQATASTRTKDHQIMVPTAPSKVKIAQISTPSSTQNELDQLLHIQYKMLIPQIQGQFKDNYMAISNNSVLYNTKLHQSRIIPNNQNNVNPPVNYGPVRGTKRPPYIATQGPLRYFVTNQPFVMTNKPEITAYTAQGNQEKKTFTPQQVTTKLATTTTTIVPLFRPKPMTPSRFHQGQRTSPYYRPAGNTLNNNGKDLVARIPYQGNPYYLNSRFQYRFNRISAATLKPPITTKLFADGANKKNSYISAAKTTVSSAIFKATVAPLSVMPVTKPPTQKQMQLTTPSHIELTQAPKSSSTVQLNRYFNHINNKPSIVEGSKLTNLNEIQSSVTRRPQGIKPRIATTGLQSLSVPFETNAVIPCETLGDPKPSITWTKVATGAVISKNTRMQRFEVLENGTLSIQKLQLQDHGQYLCTAQNQHGIDKMYVTLTVVVQQPRILGPRYKDVTVYIGDTISMDCPASGLPSAHISWIFPDRKIIRTISATESRIRLHENGTLTIKETTFTDRGIFKCVASNVAGADSLTVRLHIAALPPIIKQEKEENISLPHGNSVYIHCSAKGAPSPNIRWALFDGTQVRTSQFVNGNLFVFPNGTLYIRSLSQKNTGKYECIATNIVGAARRTIMLDVKKYATNAKITASSPQKTDVTYGSTLRLDCSAAGDPWPRILWRLPSKRVVDSFFSFDSRIKTYSNGTLLIYSVTEKDAGDYLCMARNKLGDDYLVLKVNVMMKPAKIQYKNEVDHKVMYGGDLKVDCIATGVPNPEISWTLPDGSMINNIMQSDDGGSRTRRYVVFNNGTLYFNEVGMKEEGHYTCYAVNQIGQDEMRVSVKVVAEKAIIKNKTYSILHVPYGDVVTVSCKAKGEPVPKITWLSPSNRPIPLLSDKYQIYRDGTLLIQKAQRADSGNYTCIAQNTGGEDKKIVWIQVNVLPPTINGFSNHTTTIKQIAMRDSRLMLDCKAEGVPTPRVMWAFPEGVILPAPYYGNRITVHRNGTLDIKVLRKTDSVQLTCIGRNEGGEARLTVHLTVTDPTEKPKFSIEHENIVVSEGQSVSLNCSSHGIPVPERIWFLPNGTEVHNSKQLHRLYHRNDGTLLVGSIAVSDAGTYRCRAINIAGFADKFVTLQIGRKPQMKNNYNNLISIINGETLQLHCSTHGESQPQISWTLPNGVILDGPQTRGRVSLLWNGTLVVRDTSVYDRGSYICKATTQYGSSTMNVPVIVIAYPPRITTSPAPVTYVRPGSSVQLNCMSIGIPKPDITWELPDKSVLTAVAQSRLYRNKFLHPHGTLVIQHSSKRDTGYYKCTAKNILGADTKTTYVHVY; encoded by the exons ATGATACATTTATGGCTCATCCTTGCGGTTATTATATTCATGCCACAAAATGTTCTCTCCTGCCCCCATCCATGTGCCTGTTACGTCAACTCTGAGGTCCATTGTACCTTCCGCTCCCTCGCTGCAGTGCCATCAAGAATACCAAAACATGTGGAAAGAATTAATTTGGG ATTCAACAGCATTCATTCTATTGGGGAAGATTCATTTGCAGGATTATCGAAACTAGAATTACTTTTGATCCATAGTAATGATGTCCGCAATGTTCCCAATGGTGCTTTTAGAGATCTGGTTTCTTTACAG GTGTTCAAAATGAGCTACAACAAACTGAAAGCAATTACCAGTCACACCCTCCATGGTCTTTTGGGCCTGACAAGATTACACATTGACCATAACCAAATTGCATTCATACACCCCAATGCCTTCAATGGTTTAACTTCTTTGCGACTTCTTCATTTAGAAGGAAACTTGCTACAACAGCTACATGCCAATACATTTTGCACCTTCAATTTCTTAGGTTATTTCAGACAGTCTACATTAAAACACCTTTATTTATCAGATAACATGATTCGGTCACTACCTGCAGACATGATAAAAACAATGCCCTTACTGGAAAACCTCTACCTTCATGGAAACCCATGGATCTGTGATTGTAACATTAAGTGGTTACTTGACTGGGCTGAGCAAACGGATG GCATTATGAAATGTAAGAAAGATAGATCGTATGAAAATGGTCAACTGTGCCCTGCATGCTCCTCTCCAAAGCATCTACAGAAGTGGGAAATCCAGAGTCTGAAAGATGTTTCCTGTTCTAGACCTGTTATATACTCAGCACTTCGAGACAACAGTACTTATGCCTACACAGAAGAAGAGAACGGGAATGATCCACCAGTAACAGAGTCTTATCATAACCTGCTAGGGAAAGTCATATTAAATATGACTGATGAGCATGGGAACAAAGTCAGTTTGGACTGTGATATGATAAAACCAGGAGACTTCAGCAAAATTATTTGGAGTCAACATCATGCAGAGGAAATCGATATCAATGCCACATTTAGTCTTGATTTTGAATGCCCAATGAATCGCGAAAACTACGAAAAATTATGGAAACTAATAGCCTATTATAGTGAAGTACCtgtaaagctggaaagagaagtaCAGTTTAGTGACAGTCCCAAAATGACTTATAGATACAGACAAAATGTAGACCATGATTCATATTATTACACAGGTGTTAAAGCTCTAATATCATCAGAGCCATCTTGGATAATGCAAACATCTGTCAACATCCagttgaatagaaaaatgagcacAGCAAAGAAAGTCACTTTATCTTTCTCCACACACTTTTCAGAGTCTATACACACAAAGGGGATACAGTATCCTCAGAATAATTGGGTGTTGattgagaaaaatgaaaaattgaagACATCCTGCACTGCTGTTAAAGGAACTATCTGTCAGCTTAACTGTCATGTAAAGTCATCGGAAACCCCCTCAATAGAATGGAGTCTTCCAGATGGAACAATACTCAAAGCTCCATACAATAGCCCGGGAAGCAGATTTTCCATATCTCCCAGTGGGCAGTTAGTTATAAAAGAAGTAGATTTTCCTGATTCTGGATTGTATTATTGCATTGCTCGAGTAAAGCATGAAGTAGATATGCAGCTATTTAGAGTCACAGTTCAATCCCCATCAAGTGATGTAGCTGAAAGTCATATTCACGTTCTTACGAAAAATGTAGGGGATCCCATAGCCTTGGCTTGCAATGTAGTGGGTAATCCAGATGCTGACGTAAATTGGATTTTGCCTAGTAATAAAATTATTGATGCATCAGTAAATAATACTggtctatattttttaaataatggttcCTTAGCAATTATGAATATGAAACCTAGTGACGGCGGCTTGTATAGATGCATCGCTGTTAACCAACACGGGACAGATCACTACAGTGTTCAAgtagaaataaacagaaaagtgccttatcaaataataaaaacaaaaaaacagccttCTTTTAAAGTGCCAACAAAACCTAAGTATAACATCATAGATGATGATGGCGGCTCGGGGGAAAAGGATACTCAAGAAGAGTCAGTTAAATATAATGTCAAAAACAGGGGACACCTTGTAAAGAAAATTGGTTCTGCTTCAACTAATGTCCATTCTAAGCAAAACAGAAAGGACAGGAGGAAAATGAAACCATGGAAGGGTACAGAAAGATCCAAAGGGAGCAATATTGCAGAAGGTCGAAGGAAGTTTGAATCAAGAAGAAGAATTAATATGGGAAATAAACAGATTGATCCAAAACAATGGGCTAATATTCTAGCAAAGGTGAGAGGGAAAAATCTTCAAAGAACAACAGAAATTCCCCTTACCACACAAGCCACTCCCACCTCTGCATTAGGGCATAAACCTACACCCCCTTCTTCTATTGCCATGCCACCACCTGCAGAAGAACCGGAACCTTATGTAGAAGAGACATCCTCAGATGAAGATGAATTATTATTTATGACTTCTTCCCCACAAGTAACAATAGCACAGAGTAACGTTGATGAAACATCTCCCTCTAACAGAATTTTGACCATAATCAAAGAAGAAACAGATAATGAGAAAACATTCAAAACAGAGTTATCCACTCCAAACACAGATCTGACAACTATTGAGAATTCTAAAGCAGGCAGTTTCACTTATTcaacaaatgaaaatgtcattCTGGAAAGAGATGAAATTAACAGTAATGCTCCAACGACATATATCCAAATGATTGAAAATGAATATATAGTAGACAGTGTAACAGCCGACAACTATGTTGAGGAGCAATCAAATAAAAAGACTGTGTTTGCAAGCGAGACCAGTTTGGAAGCAGATTCAGAAAGCAGTACAGTGGAAATGCTTAGTGTGGGAACTGATGATGTCAAAGATCTTTCTACTGCTTCGGAtataacagtgtccccactgctgcTTGGTGTGGAAAAGTCTACAGCAATAAAAAGTGGTGACTCATATTTTCCAAATGAACCATCTCAGCTTCCTCTAACTGCTGAAAGTGATCGTAGTCGTACTTCTGAAAACTTATGGACAGAAAACAATGATATTCTTACTACAATCAACAGAGAAGTTCAAACCACTCCTGTGGCTGAGCATGAACAGGCTCTTCAAACAGACAGCATGACATTTATATCTAATGCTATTACCCCAACACCATCTGATGACCAATTGAACATCTATGCCTTGGTTCCTTCCCAAACATTTATTCCATTAACCACTGACACTCCTGTAGAAAATGTAATTGAAGTAAGTTACACAAAGGACTATGCTGGACATATAGGCATTATTTCCACAAAAATAAGCAGTAAAAGTTCTATTTCCCAGGAGCAGAggaataatatttataaagctgagccTACAATTACAGCAACTAGAtctacagaaaaaacaaaaacagaacatCGAATGAGGACTACTACAACAATCCCTAATGCTATTATTAGTGCAATGCCTGAGAAAAGTATGATGAATTTTATAGTTCAGGGGTCAACATTTAGAACAAATTACCTAACAAGTCAGGCACAAAGCACAACTACAACAACAGTACGtacaaatggaaatattaatCTCCATAGACGTCGACCAAATGGGAGGAGAAGACTTCGACCAAATCGGTTAAAATTACGCCAGAATCAGATTGTTCCAACAGTACAAACTGTCTTAGACCGTTTTCTTCAAAAGCCTTTTACACCACCAACAAAACGACAGGACATCTCTAATGAAAGCATAATACCTACagagtttaaaaatgtttacacaaACACTGTTCCATCTTCTAGACCTGCATCTAATGCTGAAATATTTGGATTGCCCATTCCCACGCCAGTAACAACACCACAAATAGTCAAGACCCATAAGATAGCTGAACATGCGAATGCAAATAATGTATTTACCTTGCATCCCATTGTTACCACAAATAGTATACAAAATGTCCAGACCTCAACATTGGTTAGAAAAAAAGACAACATACTGACCAGTCATATTAAATTTCCCAATACAATGCAAGTAACTACAAAGGCGTCTCAGTATGCAAGATATACAACTGTTCCATATACCAGCTCACATATACCAATCGAGTCATCTACAAAAATGCAGTCAGAATCTGAGTTGTTTCCATTACCTGTTACAAAAGAACCTCCAAAAATAACCACTACTGCTGGTACAACAGAACATAGCTTTCAATATCTAGACAATGTTCAGAGCAGCCCAGAGCATCCTGAATTTATACCTTTAATCACCGATTCCTCTGTGTTTACCACTATAAAACCTGTAGAAACCACAGTTCGATATGACACTCCAATGCCTGAGAAGAAACAAAGAAAATTTTCAGCCACAGTATCTTCaaaaacagaaaggaaaacagTATCTTCAACAGTATCTTCATACAAAGGAACTAAGGAGAGTATTACTAAGCCATATGTAAGAACTACGCAAAGTGTTCACATTAAGTTTATGCCTTTTACAGAGAAAGCTTTTATTCCTACTGCTCATTTCCATTTGCCTACTGCCCAAGCTACAGCTTCCACAAGGACCAAAGATCATCAAATCATGGTTCCAACAGCACCATCAAAAGTTAAAATAGCACAAATAAGCACCCCATCTTCCACGCAAAATGAACTGGACCAGCTTCTGCACATTCAATACAAAATGCTTATTCCACAAATACAGGGACAATTTAAGGACAATTATATGGCAATATCAAACAACAGtgttttatataatacaaaattgCATCAGTCACGCATAATACCTAATAATCAAAATAATGTGAACCCTCCAGTTAATTATGGTCCTGTACGTGGAACCAAGAGACCACCTTATATTGCCACGCAAGGACCATTACGCTACTTTGTAACAAACCAACCATTTGTGATGACAAATAAACCGGAAATCACAGCATATACAGCACAAGGCAatcaagagaaaaaaacatttacccCTCAACAGGTGACCACAAAACTGGCGACAACAACCACAACAATTGTACCATTATTTAGACCAAAGCCAATGACTCCAAGCCGATTTCATCAAGGCCAGCGCACATCACCCTATTACAGACCTGCAGGGAATACTCTCAATAATAATGGCAAAGACTTAGTTGCAAGAATTCCTTATCAAGGAAATCCATATTACTTAAATTCAAGATTCCAGTATCGTTTTAACAGAATATCTGCTGCTACACTTAAACCTCCTATAACTACCAAATTGTTTGCAgatggtgcaaataaaaaaaacagctataTTTCAGCTGCCAAGACAACAGTATCAAGTGCCATATTCAAAGCCACTGTTGCACCTTTGTCAGTGATGCCTGTAACCAAGCCACcaacacaaaaacaaatgcagcTGACTACTCCTTCTCATATTGAACTTACTCAAGCACCCAAATCCAGCTCCACTGTTCAGCTCAACAGGTACTTTAATCACATAAACAACAAGCCATCGATTGTCGAAGGATCTAAGCTGACAAACCTCAATGAAATCCAATCTTCAGTAACTCGAAGACCTCAAGGTATCAAGCCACGGATTGCAACCACTGGGCTGCAGTCATTATCTGTGCCCTTTGAAACAAATGCAGTTATACCATGTGAAACCTTGGGTGATCCTAAACCTTCCATCACCTGGACAAAAGTTGCCACtg gagcAGTAATTTCAAAAAATACAAGGATGCAACGTTTTGAGGTCTTGGAAAACGGTACTCTCAGTATTCAAAAACTTCAGTTACAGGACCATGGACAGTATTTGTGTACCGCGCAGAACCAGCATGGCATCGACAAGATGTATGTGACCTTGACTGTGGTGGTCCAACAGCCTAGAATATTAGGACCTCGTTATAAGGATGTTACTGTGTACATTGGAGATACAATTTCAATGGACTGTCCTGCAAGTGGTCTACCATCTGCGCACATTTCTTGGATATTCCCAGACAGAAAAATAATACGGACCATATCAGCTACAGAAAGTCGTATTAGGCTTCATGAAAATGGGACATTGACAATTAAGGAAACAACCTTTACTGACAGAGGAATTTTCAAATGTGTTGCTAGCAATGTGGCAGGAGCTGACAGTCTAACAGTAAGGCTTCACATTGCTGCCTTGCCTCCAATTATTAAACAGGAAAAGGAAGAGAACATTTCCCTTCCTCATGGTAACAGTGTTTATATCCATTGTTCTGCAAAAGGCGCTCCATCTCCGAATATACGTTGGGCTCTTTTTGATGGTACACAGGTTCGGACATCCCAGTTTGTAAATGgaaatttgtttgttttcccaAATGGAACATTGTATATTAGAAGCTTATCACAGAAAAATACCGGAAAATATGAGTGTATTGCCACAAACATTGTTGGAGCTGCCAGAAGGACAATCATGCTTGATGTAAAAAAGTATGCAACGAATGCCAAGATCACTGCAagttccccccaaaaaactgatGTGACATATGGAAGTACTCTGCGCCTGGACTGCAGTGCAGCTGGTGATCCATGGCCAAGGATATTGTGGAGACTTCCCTCTAAACGAGTGGTGGATTCATTCTTCAG CTTTGACTCCAGAATCAAAACATACTCCAATGGAACACTTCTTATTTATTCAGTTACTGAAAAAGATGCCGGAGACTATTTGTGCATGGCACGGAACAAACTTGGAGATGATTACCTGGTTCTTAAAGTAAATGTGATGATGAAACCtgctaaaatacagtataaaaatgaaGTAGACCACAAAGTTATGTATGGTGGAGATCTAAAGGTTGATTGTATAGCTACTGGTGTGCCTAACCCTGAGATTTCTTGGACTCTTCCTGATGGAAGCATGATCAATAACATTATGCAGTCAGATGACGGTGGCTCCAGGACAAGAAGATATGTTGTATTTAATAATGGAACCTTATATTTCAATGAAGTAGGGATGAAGGAAGAAGGGCACTATACATGTTATGCTGTAAACCAAATTGGACAAGATGAGATGCGTGTCAGTGTGAAGGTAGTAGCAGAAAAAGCAATTATTAAGAATAAAACCTACTCTATACTACATGTGCCTTATGGGGATGTAGTCACAGTTTCATGTAAAGCAAAGGGAGAACCTGTTCCCAAGATCACTTGGCTCTCCCCTTCAAACAGACCAATACCTTTGTTATCAGACAAATATCAAATTTACAGAGATGGAACTCTTCTGATTCAAAAAGCACAAAGAGCTGATAGTGGAAACTATACATGTATAGCACAGAATACCGGCGGAGAAGACAAAAAGATTGTGTGGATCCAAGTTAATGTTTTACCACCTACAATAAATGGTTTCTCAAATCACACAACAACCATAAAACAAATAGCAATGAGAGATTCTCGACTTATGCTAGACTGCAAAGCGGAAGGAGTCCCAACACCACGGGTCATGTGGGCATTTCCTGAAGGGGTGATTCTTCCTGCTCCCTACTATGGAAACAGAATTACTGTGCACCGTAATGGGACGCTTGATATCAAAGTTTTAAGGAAAACTGATTCAGTACAGTTGACATGCATAGGCCGAAATGAAGGTGGAGAGGCAAGATTAACTGTACATCTGACGGTTACTGATCCAACAGAAAAGCCTAAATTCAGTATTGAACATGAAAATATTGTTGTAAGTGAGGGACAATCAGTAAGTTTAAATTGCTCATCCCATGGAATTCCAGTGCCAGAGAGAATATGGTTTCTTCCAAATGGAACTGAAGTTCACAACAGTAAACAGCTTCACAGATTATACCATAGGAATGATGGCACTCTGCTCGTTGGGTCCATAGCAGTATCTGATGCAGGAACCTATCGGTGCAGGGCTATAAACATTGCTGGATTTGCAGACAAATTTGTCACTTTACAGATCGGCCGTAAACCACAAATGAAGAATAACTACAATAATTTAATCAGCATAATTAATGGCGAGACATTACAACTTCATTGTTCAACACATGGAGAGTCCCAGCCTCAGATTTCATGGACACTGCCTAATGGTGTGATTCTTGATGGTCCACAAACCAGAGGTCGCGTTTCCTTGTTATGGAATGGTACTCTTGTTGTGCGTGATACATCTGTGTACGACCGAGGAAGTTATATATGTAAAGCAACAACGCAATATGGCTCATCAACAATGAATGTTCCTGTGATTGTCATAGCTTACCCTCCACGCATTACTACTAGCCCTGCTCCTGTTACTTATGTAAGACCTGGAAGTTCTGTACAGTTAAACTGCATGTCCATTGGAATACCAAAGCCAGACATCACATGGGAATTACCTGATAAATCTGTTTTGACTGCCGTAGCTCAATCCCGTTTATATAGAAACAAATTCCTTCATCCTCACGGGACACTGGTTATTCAACACTCTTCAAAAAGAGACACAGGATACTACAAATGCACAGCTAAAAATATACTAGGGGCTGACACAAAGACAACTTATGTACATGTGTACTAA